One Cucurbita pepo subsp. pepo cultivar mu-cu-16 chromosome LG07, ASM280686v2, whole genome shotgun sequence genomic region harbors:
- the LOC111798901 gene encoding RING-H2 finger protein ATL56-like: MPLQDSTAAIAGDPPPPKPEAKVLSLLLKVSIMIVLTTLFFVFLGLATALLLIYPCVASVLHRRRRRRHRRRSQFTDSSSGFSNRDLKKLLQFRFSNWVNPHSQIDCPICLGGFRKGQWCRKLGGCGHIYHRKCIDSWLVRVSACPLCRSSVRLDMEENQMDCANSRSYEILYAP; the protein is encoded by the coding sequence ATGCCTCTTCAAGACTCCACCGCCGCCATCGCCGGCGACCCACCACCGCCTAAGCCAGAGGCCAAAGTCCTGTCTCTGCTCCTCAAGGTCTCCATTATGATCGTCTTAACCACcctcttcttcgtcttcctcgGCCTCGCCACTGCCCTCCTCCTCATCTACCCCTGCGTCGCTAGCGTCCTTCACCGCCGACGACGACGCCGCCATCGCCGCCGTTCCCAATTCACCGATTCCTCATCTGGGTTCTCTAATCGTGACCTCAAAAAGCTCCTCCAGTTTCGATTCTCCAATTGGGTCAACCCCCACTCTCAAATTGACTGCCCTATTTGCCTTGGTGGGTTTAGAAAAGGTCAGTGGTGTAGAAAACTTGGTGGGTGCGGCCATATTTATCACCGGAAGTGCATCGATTCGTGGTTGGTTAGGGTTTCTGCTTGCCCCCTTTGCCGGAGCTCCGTTCGATTGGATATGgaagaaaatcaaatggaTTGTGCAAATTCTCGGAGCTATGAGATTTTGTATGCTCCGTAA